One stretch of Spirochaetaceae bacterium DNA includes these proteins:
- a CDS encoding NYN domain-containing protein — protein MENNFKNIAILIDAENVQARWFKEILEKVGLYGRVTVKRVYADWSSDDSRYPLIKEWKRAVRDEGLMAIQQFRYKGDKNISDFALVIDAMDLLFKERVDCFCLVSGDSDFGRLIQYIKEQGPYCIGFSEKGKAKANFMNTFDEFTELDTEHNQQDSNFKLTEFIERAIDRLAEKSGDEWVYFSNLGIYLKNIKADFHISQYGFKNLYDYLSQGENKNKYELKIEEDRTTKLVRKKVG, from the coding sequence TAGCTATATTGATAGATGCCGAAAACGTACAAGCCCGCTGGTTTAAAGAAATTCTTGAAAAAGTTGGCCTTTACGGCCGGGTAACCGTTAAGCGCGTTTACGCCGATTGGAGCAGCGATGACAGCCGCTATCCTTTAATTAAAGAATGGAAGCGGGCGGTGCGCGATGAAGGACTGATGGCTATTCAGCAATTTAGGTATAAAGGCGATAAAAATATCTCGGACTTTGCTTTGGTGATAGATGCGATGGATTTATTATTTAAAGAGCGGGTAGATTGTTTTTGTTTAGTCTCGGGCGATAGCGATTTTGGCCGCCTTATCCAATATATTAAAGAGCAAGGACCTTATTGTATAGGGTTTAGCGAAAAAGGCAAAGCTAAAGCTAACTTTATGAATACTTTTGATGAATTTACCGAACTAGACACCGAGCATAACCAACAAGACAGTAATTTTAAACTTACCGAGTTTATCGAACGGGCTATAGATAGGTTAGCCGAAAAAAGCGGCGATGAATGGGTTTATTTTAGCAACTTAGGTATTTATTTAAAAAACATTAAAGCCGATTTTCATATTAGTCAGTACGGCTTTAAAAATTTGTACGATTATCTTTCGCAAGGCGAAAATAAAAACAAGTACGAATTAAAGATAGAAGAAGACCGCACCACCAAACTGGTGCGTAAAAAAGTAGGCTAA